In Brachypodium distachyon strain Bd21 chromosome 2, Brachypodium_distachyon_v3.0, whole genome shotgun sequence, one genomic interval encodes:
- the LOC100830514 gene encoding UDP-glycosyltransferase 88B1, which produces MDGVAIHTTPRKLVVLYPSPGMGHLVSMIELGKIFAARGLAVTIVVIDLPHSTGGATEAFLAGVSAANPSISFHRLPKVKLPPVASKHPEALTFEVARASNAHLRDLLAVASPAVLIVDFFCNVARDVASELGIPTYFFFTSGAAVLAFFLHLPVLHARSTASFRDMGEELVHVPGIPSFPATHTMLPIMDRDDAAYTRFVGVVSDLCRSQGIIVNTFGSLEPRAIDAIVAGHCSPSGLPTPPVYCIGPLIKSEEVGVKRDDECISWLDTQPKHSVVFLCFGSLGRFSAKQIMEVAAGIEASGQRFLWVVRTPPTPSQDPAKKLEKLPEPDLDALLPEGFLDRTEGTGLVVKSWAPQRDVLAHDAVGAFVTHCGWNSALESIVAGVPMLAWPLYAEQRMNRVFLEEELGLAVAVDGYDKEVVKAEEVAAKVKWMMESDGGRVLRERTLQAMRRAKEAMREGGESEATLARLVDAWTLA; this is translated from the coding sequence ATGGACGGTGTCGCAATCCACACGACTCCACGGAAGCTGGTGGTGCTGTACCCGTCACCCGGGATGGGCCACCTGGTCTCCATGATCGAGCTCGGCAAAATCTTCGCCGCCCGGGGCCTCGCAGTCACCATCGTCGTCATCGATCTGCCGCACAGCACCGGCGGCGCAACAGAGGCCTTCCTCGCCGGGGTCTCCGCTGCCAATCCCTCCATCTCCTTCCACCGTCTCCCGAAGGTCAAGCTCCCGCCCGTTGCATCCAAGCACCCCGAGGCGCTAACCTTCGAGGTCGCCCGCGCCTCCAACGCGCACCTGCGCGATCTCCTCGCCGTCGCATCCCCGGCGGTTCTCATCGTGGACTTCTTCTGCAATGTCGCCCGCGACGTCGCCTCGGAGCTCGGCATTCCCACATACTTCTTCTTCACCTCTGGCGCCGCGGTCTTGGCTTTCTTCCTGCACCTCCCGGTCCTGCACGCTCGGAGCACGGCGAGCTTCCGAGACATGGGCGAAGAGCTCGTGCACGTTCCTGGGATCCCCTCGTTCCCGGCGACGCACACCATGCTGCCGATCATGGACCGTGACGACGCGGCGTACACGAGGTTCGTGGGCGTGGTCAGCGACCTGTGCCGCTCGCAGGGAATCATCGTGAACACCTTCGGCTCGCTGGAGCCGCGCGCCATCGACGCCATCGTGGCCGGGCACTGCTCACCGTCGGGTCTTCCGACGCCTCCGGTCTACTGCATCGGGCCGCTGATCAAGTCCGAGGAGGTGGGCGTGAAGCGCGACGACGAGTGCATCTCGTGGCTGGACACGCAGCCCAAGCACAGCGTGGTGTTCCTCTGCTTCGGCAGCCTCGGCCGGTTCAGCGCGAAGCAAATCATGGAGGTAGCGGCCGGGATAGAAGCCAGCGGGCAGCGGTTCCTGTGGGTGGTACGAACCCCGCCGACGCCAAGCCAAGACCCGGCGAAGAAGCTGGAGAAGCTTCCGGAGCCGGACCTCGACGCGCTCCTCCCGGAAGGCTTCCTGGACCGGACCGAGGGCACGGGCCTGGTCGTCAAGTCCTGGGCGCCGCAGCGGGACGTGCTGGCGCACGACGCGGTGGGCGCGTTCGTGACGCACTGCGGATGGAACTCGGCGCTGGAGTCGATCGTGGCCGGCGTGCCGATGCTGGCGTGGCCGCTGTACGCGGAGCAGAGGATGAACAGGGTGTTCCTGGAGGAGGAGCTTGGGCTGGCCGTGGCGGTGGATGGCTACGACAAGGAAGTGGTGAAGGCCGAGGAGGTTGCCGCGAAGGTGAAGTGGATGATGGAGTCTGACGGCGGGAGGGTGCTCCGGGAGCGGACGCTGCAGGCGATGCGGCGGGCGAAGGAGGCGATGCGCGAGGGCGGGGAGTCTGAGGCGACGTTGGCGCGGCTGGTGGATGCGTGGACACTTGCTTGA
- the LOC100830821 gene encoding phloretin 2'-O-glucosyltransferase produces the protein MEDAATTTTTARKQVVLYPSPGMGHLVSMIELGKIFAARGLAVTIVVVTLPYDTGAATGPFLDGVTAANPYISFDRLPPVKLPSVEYNHPEAVTFEVARVSNPHLRDFLAGASPSVLVVDFFCGIALDIAEEFRIPAYFFFTSGAGTLAFFLYLPVLHARSTASFQDMGEELVHVPGIPSIPATHAIKPLMDRDDEAYRGFLRVSADLCRSQGIIVNTFRSLEPRAIDTVTAGLCAPSGLQTPPVHCIGPLIKSEEVGVKRGEECLPWLDTQPKGSVVFLCFGSLGLFSAEQIREVANGLEASGQRFLWVVRSPPSDDPAKKFEKPPEPDLDALLPQGFLSRTEGTGLVVKSWAPQRDVLAHDAVGGFVTHCGWNSVLESVMAGVPMVAWPLYAEQRMNRVFLEEELGLAVAVEGYDKELVKAEEVALKVRWLMESDGGRVLRERTLAAMRQAREALRVGGQSEATLTRLVDGWMLA, from the coding sequence ATGGAGGACGCCGCAACCACCACCACGACGGCCCGGAAGCAGGTGGTGCTCTACCCATCGCCCGGCATGGGCCACCTGGTCTCCATGATCGAGCTCGGCAAGATCTTCGCCGCTCGCGGCCTCGCGGTCaccatcgtcgtcgtcacccTGCCGTACGACACTGGAGCAGCAACGGGGCCTTTCCTCGACGGCGTCACCGCGGCCAACCCATACATCTCCTTCGACCGCCTTCCGCCGGTCAAGCTCCCGTCCGTGGAGTACAACCACCCCGAGGCGGTCACCTTCGAGGTCGCCCGCGTCTCAAACCCGCACCTCCGAGacttcctcgccggcgcctcccCGTCCGTCCTCGTGGTGGACTTCTTCTGCGgcatcgccctcgacatcgcCGAGGAGTTCCGGATCCCCGCGTACTTCTTCTTCACCTCAGGCGCCGGGACCCTGgctttcttcttgtatctcccGGTGCTGCACGCTCGGAGCACGGCGAGCTTCCAGGACATGGGCGAAGAGCTCGTGCACGTACCGGGAATCCCGTCGATTCCTGCGACCCACGCCATCAAGCCGCTCATGGACCGTGACGACGAAGCCTACAGAGGGTTCCTGAGAGTATCCGCCGACCTGTGCCGCTCCCAGGGCATTATCGTGAACACCTTCCGCTCGCTCGAGCCGCGCGCCATCGACACGGTCACCGCCGGGCTCTGCGCACCTTCTGGCCTCCAGACGCCTCCGGTGCACTGCATCGGGCCGCTGATAAAGTCGGAGGAGGTGGGCGTGAAGCGCGGCGAAGAGTGCCTCCCGTGGCTGGACACGCAGCCCAAGGGCAGCGTGGTGTTCCTCTGCTTCGGCAGCCTCGGCTTGTTCAGCGCCGAGCAGATCAGAGAGGTAGCCAATGGGCTAGAGGCGAGTGGCCAAAGGTTCCTGTGGGTTGTGCGGAGCCCGCCCAGCGACGACCCGGCGAAGAAGTTCGAGaagccgccggagccggaccTCGACGCTCTCCTCCCGCAGGGCTTTCTGAGCCGGACCGAAGGCACGGGCCTCGTGGTCAAGTCGTGGGCGCCCCAGCGTGACGTGCTGGCGCACGACGCGGTGGGTGGGTTCGTGACGCACTGCGGCTGGAACTCCGTGCTGGAGTCTGTCATGGCCGGCGTGCCCATGGTGGCGTGGCCGCTGTACGCGGAGCAGCGGATGAACAGAGTGTtcctggaggaggagctgggccTGGCCGTGGCGGTGGAAGGGTACGACAAGGAGTTGGTGAAAGCCGAGGAAGTGGCGTTGAAGGTGAGGTGGCTGATGGAATCTGACGGCGGGAGAGTGCTCCGGGAGCGGACGTTGGCGGCCATGCGGCAGGCGAGGGAGGCGCTGCGCGTGGGCGGGCAGTCGGAGGCGACGTTGACGCGGCTCGTGGACGGTTGGATGCTTGCTTGA